A stretch of the Planktothricoides raciborskii GIHE-MW2 genome encodes the following:
- a CDS encoding sugar transferase, which produces MTANSQLISGKVLRAVAQRSIRAFPLPKVNRVFLKRLFDVVFSLSVLILFSPVYLILVLLILFSSPGSVFYVQERVGINYKKFRCFKFRTMVENADEILDELMENPEIRSEFEDNFKLKQDPRITKIGHFLRITSLDEFPQFWNVLKGDMSVVGPRPLVVEELPRYGHSIDKVLTIKPGITGLWQVSGRNDIPYPKRVQMDVYYVNFHNFWMDLWIVFKTIKVVLFPKNNGAY; this is translated from the coding sequence ATGACTGCTAATAGCCAGCTAATTTCCGGCAAAGTTCTGCGTGCCGTTGCCCAGCGCAGCATCAGGGCTTTCCCTCTCCCCAAAGTTAACCGAGTTTTCTTGAAACGACTGTTTGATGTCGTTTTCTCTTTGTCCGTCTTGATTTTGTTTTCACCCGTTTACCTGATTTTGGTTCTGCTGATTCTCTTCAGTTCTCCTGGATCGGTGTTTTACGTTCAGGAACGAGTCGGCATCAACTATAAAAAATTTCGCTGTTTTAAATTTAGAACGATGGTGGAAAATGCCGATGAAATCCTGGATGAATTAATGGAAAATCCAGAAATCCGTTCTGAGTTTGAGGATAATTTCAAATTAAAACAAGACCCCAGAATTACCAAGATTGGTCATTTTTTACGGATTACTAGCTTGGATGAGTTTCCTCAATTTTGGAATGTGTTAAAAGGAGACATGAGCGTGGTTGGGCCTCGGCCTCTGGTGGTGGAAGAATTGCCCAGATATGGCCATTCCATCGACAAAGTGTTAACGATAAAACCAGGAATTACTGGGTTATGGCAAGTTTCGGGCCGGAATGATATCCCGTATCCAAAACGAGTTCAGATGGATGTTTATTATGTAAATTTCCATAACTTTTGGATGGATTTGTGGATTGTGTTCAAAACAATTAAAGTCGTTCTGTTTCCTAAGAACAACGGTGCTTATTAG
- a CDS encoding TIGR01777 family oxidoreductase: MKVAITGATGFVGTRLVEKLHGQGDRLVVLTRNRDRALRVFPSKNFPNVEFVTYTPQQSGEWQGAIAGCDAVVNLAGAAIAEERWTAQRKQEILNSRKLGTQKIVEAIAKASPQPKVLVNASAIGYYGTSETATFDETSNPGNDFLAQVCQDWENEAQKVKETGTRLVIIRTGIVLGMGGALAKMLTPFQLFAGGPIGSGRQWFSWIHRDDLVSLIMASLQRSDLAGVYNGTAPNPVRMNELCQGLGQVMHRPSWLPVPDFALQLLLGDGAKVVLEGQKVLPQRTLASGFEYQYPGLKSALEEILSSR; this comes from the coding sequence ATGAAAGTAGCCATCACTGGTGCCACAGGTTTTGTGGGAACTCGTTTAGTTGAAAAGTTACATGGTCAGGGCGATCGCCTTGTGGTGTTGACCCGGAACCGCGATCGCGCTTTGCGGGTATTTCCCTCGAAAAATTTTCCCAATGTCGAATTTGTCACCTATACACCGCAACAGTCTGGAGAGTGGCAAGGGGCGATCGCTGGTTGTGATGCGGTGGTGAATTTAGCCGGGGCAGCTATTGCCGAAGAACGCTGGACCGCGCAACGGAAGCAAGAAATTTTAAATAGTCGTAAATTGGGGACGCAAAAAATTGTCGAGGCGATCGCCAAAGCGAGTCCTCAGCCCAAAGTTTTGGTGAATGCATCGGCGATCGGGTACTACGGCACCAGCGAAACCGCCACCTTTGATGAAACCAGTAATCCGGGCAATGATTTTCTCGCTCAAGTTTGTCAAGACTGGGAAAATGAAGCGCAAAAAGTGAAAGAAACGGGTACTCGACTGGTAATTATTCGCACCGGAATTGTCTTAGGGATGGGGGGAGCCCTGGCGAAAATGCTCACCCCTTTTCAGTTATTTGCTGGCGGGCCGATTGGCAGTGGTCGCCAGTGGTTTTCTTGGATTCATCGAGATGATTTAGTCAGCTTAATTATGGCTAGTCTGCAACGGTCTGATTTAGCAGGAGTTTACAATGGCACCGCACCCAATCCCGTGCGGATGAATGAACTTTGTCAAGGGTTGGGTCAAGTCATGCATCGTCCTTCTTGGTTGCCAGTTCCCGACTTCGCTTTACAACTGCTTTTAGGGGATGGGGCTAAAGTGGTTTTAGAAGGTCAAAAGGTTTTACCTCAACGCACTTTGGCTTCGGGCTTTGAATACCAATATCCCGGTTTAAAATCAGCCCTTGAGGAAATTTTAAGTTCTCGTTAA
- a CDS encoding HD domain-containing protein, translating to MNQWSPEIFKKAWNFATIAHHGQTYGGSEAGIKIDYINHIGSVVMEVIWGLDASPDYDADLAVQCALLHDIIEDTKYQYEDVQKEFGTAIADGVMALTKNKDLPTKEAQIKDSLSRIKQQPKEIWMVKLADRITNLYHPPYYWSNEKKIAYKQEAILIYQELKAGSDKLAQRLWQKITEYDRFIGIGS from the coding sequence ATGAATCAATGGTCGCCAGAAATATTTAAAAAAGCCTGGAACTTTGCCACGATAGCCCATCATGGCCAAACCTATGGCGGGTCTGAAGCGGGGATAAAAATTGACTACATTAACCATATTGGTAGTGTGGTTATGGAAGTGATTTGGGGGTTGGATGCGTCCCCAGATTATGATGCAGATTTAGCGGTACAATGTGCCCTTCTCCATGATATTATTGAAGATACCAAATATCAGTATGAGGATGTGCAAAAAGAGTTTGGAACGGCGATCGCTGATGGGGTAATGGCCTTAACCAAAAATAAAGATTTACCCACAAAAGAAGCTCAAATAAAAGATAGCTTATCTAGAATTAAGCAACAGCCGAAAGAAATTTGGATGGTAAAACTAGCCGATCGCATTACTAACCTGTATCATCCTCCTTACTATTGGTCAAATGAGAAAAAAATCGCCTATAAACAGGAAGCCATATTAATTTATCAAGAGTTAAAAGCAGGCAGTGATAAATTAGCCCAAAGACTTTGGCAAAAAATCACCGAATACGATCGCTTTATTGGCATTGGTAGTTGA
- the gmd gene encoding GDP-mannose 4,6-dehydratase: MTENKRALITGITGQDGSYLSELLLEQGYEVHGIIRRTSTFNTDRIDHIYEDPHNERAKLFLHYGDLTDGVTLRRILEEIKPVEIYNLGAQSHVRVSFDTPEYTVDAVGMGTLRLLEAIRDYQQRTGIQVRFYQAGSSEMFGKVQEIPQKETTPFYPRSPYACAKVYAHWQTVNYRESYGLFACNGILFNHESPRRGETFVTRKITRALARILAGKQKKLYLGNLDSKRDWGYAKDYVRGMWLMLQQDEPDDYVLSTNETHSIREFLDIAFNYVNLDWHDYVEFDPRYLRPAEVDILIGDSTKARQKLGWQPSVTFEELVILMVEADLEAIGLSSPKGQSIDDHAFIRQDSGNTVD, translated from the coding sequence ATGACTGAAAATAAACGCGCACTGATCACCGGCATTACCGGACAAGATGGTTCATACTTAAGTGAGTTGCTGTTAGAGCAAGGGTATGAAGTCCACGGCATCATCCGCCGGACATCCACCTTTAACACCGATCGCATTGACCATATCTACGAAGACCCCCACAACGAAAGAGCCAAATTATTTCTACACTACGGCGATTTAACCGATGGTGTCACCCTGCGGCGAATCTTAGAAGAAATCAAACCCGTAGAAATTTACAACCTCGGCGCTCAATCCCACGTCCGAGTCAGCTTTGACACCCCGGAATACACCGTTGATGCCGTAGGGATGGGCACCTTGCGGCTATTAGAAGCCATCCGGGACTATCAACAACGCACCGGCATTCAAGTGCGCTTCTATCAAGCGGGTTCCTCGGAAATGTTTGGCAAAGTCCAAGAAATTCCTCAGAAAGAAACCACCCCCTTTTACCCCCGCAGTCCCTACGCTTGCGCCAAGGTTTATGCTCACTGGCAAACCGTTAACTATCGCGAGTCCTATGGCTTATTTGCTTGCAATGGGATCCTGTTCAACCACGAATCCCCACGTCGTGGAGAGACTTTTGTTACTCGTAAAATTACTCGCGCCCTTGCCCGAATTTTAGCAGGAAAACAGAAAAAACTCTACTTGGGCAACCTGGATTCTAAGCGGGACTGGGGCTATGCTAAAGATTATGTCCGGGGAATGTGGTTGATGTTGCAGCAAGATGAACCGGATGATTATGTGCTTTCCACGAATGAAACTCACTCGATTCGCGAGTTTCTGGATATTGCGTTTAATTATGTCAATTTAGATTGGCATGATTATGTGGAATTTGATCCGCGCTATCTCCGACCGGCAGAGGTGGATATTTTAATTGGGGATTCTACGAAAGCACGGCAAAAGTTAGGCTGGCAACCTTCGGTTACTTTTGAAGAATTGGTGATTCTGATGGTGGAAGCTGATTTAGAGGCGATCGGATTATCTTCTCCCAAAGGTCAGTCCATTGATGACCATGCCTTTATTCGTCAAGATAGTGGCAACACCGTAGACTAA
- a CDS encoding glycosyltransferase — MVKTYALVHEWLTPEATGGSELVVKEILQNIDADIYALIDFESTNPQSYLYQRQIGTTFLQKFPLARSGVQKYLPLLPLAIEQIDLRKYDVILSSSHAVAKGVLTTPNQLHICYCHTPMRYAWDLTFDYLEGSRAGQGLPGYLTRYLLHRLRQWDTISANRVDYFIANSQHTARRIWRCYRRQAEVIYPPVNIERFGLREQKEDFYLTVSRLVSYKKVSLIVNAFNLMGKPLMVIGTGPELEQLRAIAQPNVQILGSQPNSVVEELMAAAKAFVYSACEDFGIALVEAQACGTPVIAYGAGGALETVQDIRQHPQTGTGLLFSSQTEAALIEAVQTFETYQSQFDAATVRSHALKFAPNIFQERYQSFVQQCLEQFNLRGYHQIDRDSFC, encoded by the coding sequence ATGGTGAAAACTTATGCCCTAGTCCACGAATGGTTAACCCCGGAAGCCACTGGGGGCAGTGAACTTGTTGTTAAAGAAATTCTCCAAAATATTGATGCAGATATCTATGCGTTGATTGATTTTGAGTCCACTAATCCCCAAAGTTATTTATATCAGCGACAAATTGGCACGACTTTTTTACAAAAATTCCCGTTGGCGCGGTCTGGGGTGCAAAAATATCTGCCCTTGTTACCCCTGGCGATCGAACAAATAGATTTACGGAAATATGATGTGATCCTTTCATCATCCCATGCGGTAGCGAAAGGGGTACTCACCACCCCCAATCAGTTGCATATCTGCTACTGTCATACCCCCATGCGCTATGCCTGGGATTTAACTTTTGATTATTTGGAAGGCAGTCGGGCAGGGCAAGGTTTACCGGGATACCTGACTCGGTATTTGTTGCACCGTCTGCGCCAGTGGGATACGATTTCCGCCAATCGGGTTGATTATTTTATTGCCAACTCGCAACACACTGCCCGTCGGATCTGGCGATGTTACCGTCGGCAGGCTGAGGTGATTTATCCCCCGGTGAATATTGAGCGATTTGGGTTGCGGGAGCAAAAAGAAGATTTTTATCTGACGGTTTCCCGGTTGGTAAGCTACAAAAAAGTATCTTTAATTGTCAATGCTTTTAACCTGATGGGCAAACCACTGATGGTAATTGGTACTGGACCAGAGTTAGAACAACTCCGTGCGATCGCTCAACCGAATGTGCAAATCCTCGGATCTCAGCCCAACTCTGTGGTTGAGGAACTTATGGCAGCGGCAAAAGCTTTTGTCTATAGCGCTTGTGAGGATTTTGGCATTGCCCTGGTGGAGGCACAAGCTTGCGGGACTCCGGTAATTGCTTATGGGGCAGGAGGGGCTTTAGAAACCGTGCAAGATATTCGGCAGCATCCCCAGACGGGAACGGGTTTGCTGTTTTCATCCCAGACGGAAGCGGCTTTAATTGAGGCAGTCCAGACTTTTGAAACCTATCAGAGTCAGTTTGACGCCGCGACGGTGCGATCGCACGCCTTAAAATTTGCCCCGAACATCTTTCAAGAACGCTATCAAAGCTTTGTCCAGCAATGTCTTGAGCAATTTAACCTCCGTGGCTACCATCAGATCGACAGGGACTCCTTTTGCTAG